TGCGTAGCGGATTTGTCAAAACGGTTATTCTGGATGTGCGTGACAGTTTGTCGCGTGAACACTTGCACGAGATCAGCTTGGCCATCAACGAACGCCTGAGCGGTCTCACCGTAGATGAAATTCGCAAATCATTCGGCGAACGACTCCGGGATTTACGTTATCGTTTCAGTGACCGCCAAGAAGCGTTGGTACGTGTGTTGCTCAATTCGGCGGCGCAGTTATTTAATTTTAGCACGCGTCAGTCTGTGACGATGGCAGGAACGAATAATATTTTAGCCAAACCGGATTTTGTCGGGCGTACGGAGATGCAGACAATGTTTGCATTACTGGAGGAAAAAGAGCGCGTAGCGGGTATCTTGGCCGAGCGTTCGTCGGACCGCGTAACAGTGACGATCGGGGAAGAGAATGGTGTATCTTCGATCAACGGTTGCAGCATCATCACGGCGCCTTACCGTATGGGTGAAGGCACCGGAACCGTGGGCATCATCGGTCCTAAACGTATGCCGTATGAAAAACTAATTCCGCTCGTCGAACATACAGCCCGTGTATTGGATAAAGCTTTTTCAATTTAAACTAATAACTATTTCACCAACTAATTAAAACACGTTTTTAAAACTATGT
This sequence is a window from bacterium. Protein-coding genes within it:
- the hrcA gene encoding heat-inducible transcription repressor HrcA, with the protein product MIPLSEREYIVLRKIVQSFIENGTPIGSRTLSKILPWELSAATIRNIMADLEDKGLLTHPHTSAGRIPTDRAYRAYVDAMAGPISLPAEDMATISDAVLALARDISRIQDGVDEILYHSSRALAKISNELGIILAPQFHQSVFDRMRFSEVAHDRVLIELSLRSGFVKTVILDVRDSLSREHLHEISLAINERLSGLTVDEIRKSFGERLRDLRYRFSDRQEALVRVLLNSAAQLFNFSTRQSVTMAGTNNILAKPDFVGRTEMQTMFALLEEKERVAGILAERSSDRVTVTIGEENGVSSINGCSIITAPYRMGEGTGTVGIIGPKRMPYEKLIPLVEHTARVLDKAFSI